The following coding sequences are from one Lujinxingia vulgaris window:
- a CDS encoding sensor histidine kinase, translating to MTTLVDYFVPAHFPEEGLQRRQARIAVQSVFALLGWGPIACALYHFGGSPAAMWAVAAATVTSALTPFLLKWTGSLNIAGNFLIFTLYALFTGLSTLFGGLHAPPVNWLLLMPVYSLLFFNARTAIVWMVVAFLTWSGFIGAEVLGHTFPYQLDPRLDLAHRAVGVLGLSSMVFAVILLKDHLQGWLVDTVRATAAETRAVLETAPDGILTLDLEGRVLNANNAAARILGRERDALLNRPIEELVISLDARQARESAAGAFGLTEEHSALSADDRVFPAEIAFGALEGSGRQGVVLVMRDITERKEADLQLRQARDEAIEASLAKSTFLANMSHELRTPLNAVIGYSEMLMEEIQLMSQETDHTPQQRVEGFLPDLRRIRTAGKHLLMIISDILDLSKIEAGKMTTHVEPFETRTLLDEICDTARPLAEKNANTLSLEVDGELGQMCSDATKVRQVLFNLLSNACKFTREGQISLRARRCPESDQLLFEVRDTGIGMSPEQLERVFDAFTQADTSTTRQFGGTGLGLTITRHFCDLLGGDIAISSTPGEGTTVRVRMASSLQASAEAERPHEELPA from the coding sequence ATGACCACCCTGGTCGACTATTTTGTACCCGCGCATTTTCCCGAAGAAGGGTTGCAGCGACGCCAGGCGCGCATCGCCGTGCAGTCGGTCTTCGCGCTCCTGGGCTGGGGTCCGATCGCCTGTGCGCTCTACCACTTCGGCGGCTCTCCGGCGGCGATGTGGGCGGTGGCCGCAGCCACTGTGACCTCCGCGCTCACCCCCTTTTTGCTGAAGTGGACCGGCAGCCTCAACATCGCCGGCAACTTCCTGATCTTCACCCTCTACGCCCTCTTCACCGGGCTGAGCACCCTTTTCGGGGGCCTGCACGCCCCGCCGGTCAACTGGCTCCTGCTGATGCCGGTCTACTCGCTGCTCTTTTTTAACGCCCGCACCGCCATCGTCTGGATGGTCGTGGCGTTCTTGACCTGGAGCGGCTTCATCGGCGCCGAGGTCCTCGGGCACACCTTCCCCTACCAGCTCGATCCTCGCCTGGACCTGGCCCACCGCGCTGTGGGCGTGCTCGGGCTGAGCTCGATGGTCTTCGCCGTCATCCTCCTCAAAGACCACCTCCAGGGCTGGCTTGTCGACACCGTGCGCGCCACCGCCGCCGAGACCCGCGCGGTGCTTGAGACCGCCCCCGACGGCATCCTCACCCTCGACCTTGAGGGGCGCGTGCTCAACGCCAACAACGCCGCCGCCCGCATCCTGGGCCGAGAGCGCGACGCCCTCCTCAACCGCCCGATCGAGGAACTGGTCATCTCACTCGATGCCCGCCAGGCCCGCGAGAGCGCCGCCGGCGCCTTCGGCCTCACCGAAGAGCACAGCGCGCTGAGCGCCGATGATCGCGTCTTCCCGGCCGAGATCGCCTTTGGCGCCCTGGAAGGCAGCGGCCGCCAGGGTGTGGTGCTCGTGATGCGCGACATCACCGAGCGCAAAGAGGCCGACCTCCAGCTGCGTCAGGCCCGCGACGAAGCCATTGAGGCCAGCCTCGCCAAGAGCACCTTCCTGGCCAACATGAGCCACGAGCTGCGCACCCCGCTCAACGCCGTGATCGGCTACTCCGAGATGCTCATGGAAGAGATCCAGCTGATGAGCCAGGAGACCGACCACACCCCGCAGCAGCGCGTCGAGGGCTTTTTGCCCGACCTGCGCCGCATCCGCACCGCCGGCAAACACCTGCTCATGATCATCAGCGACATCCTCGACCTCTCCAAGATCGAGGCTGGCAAGATGACCACGCATGTCGAGCCCTTTGAGACCCGCACCCTCCTCGACGAGATCTGCGACACCGCCCGCCCCCTGGCCGAGAAAAACGCCAACACCTTAAGCCTTGAGGTCGATGGCGAGTTGGGCCAGATGTGCTCCGACGCCACCAAAGTCCGGCAGGTCCTCTTCAATCTTCTGAGCAACGCCTGCAAGTTCACCCGCGAGGGGCAGATCAGCCTGCGCGCCCGCCGCTGCCCCGAGAGCGATCAGCTGCTCTTTGAAGTCCGCGACACCGGCATCGGCATGAGCCCCGAGCAGCTCGAGCGGGTCTTCGACGCCTTCACCCAGGCTGACACCTCCACCACACGCCAGTTTGGAGGCACGGGGCTGGGCCTCACGATCACCCGCCATTTCTGCGATCTTCTCGGCGGTGACATCGCCATCAGCTCCACCCCCGGCGAGGGCACCACGGTGCGCGTGCGCATGGCCTCCTCGCTGCAGGCCAGCGCCGAGGCTGAGCGCCCCCACGAGGAGCTCCCGGCCTGA
- a CDS encoding serpin family protein, which translates to MLRHLPRHLLSVALTLSLAACSTQVDEQPNTDPEPEGPGDVVRSELSRIIAPEVEATVQEQLASDNRDFAFDLFAQLREEGEPGDSIFVSPHSISLALAMTYGGAQENTKTEMAEALRFTLPDDELHPAFNLLDQELASRSEYVPSEESGGEPLVLNVVNQTWGQQGFPFESDYLDLLALHYGAEMRLVDFMSAAEAIRGEINQWVEDQTNERIKDLLPEGVLSADTRLVLVNAIYFYGSWLSPFDEDLTEDAPFTLLDASQVSVPMMRQSAEFGFYEDETTVAASLPYVGNEASLILWMPADAEADFGAWEQGLTREDFDAIATQVRGATDGEVFLPRFESEGDYTLVDTFKALGMVDAFDFCDADFGGITGAEPCTPGESLYISEILHKSFVSVDEKGTEAAAATAVIMDTETSVPVDPPSVRFDRPFYYAVYDHGTDTILFMGRMLDPS; encoded by the coding sequence ATGCTTCGACATCTCCCCCGACATCTTCTCAGTGTGGCGTTGACCTTGAGTCTGGCGGCCTGCTCGACACAGGTGGACGAGCAACCCAACACTGATCCCGAGCCCGAGGGGCCGGGCGATGTGGTGCGCAGCGAGCTCAGCCGCATCATCGCGCCGGAGGTTGAGGCCACGGTTCAGGAGCAGCTCGCTTCCGATAACCGCGACTTCGCCTTCGATCTTTTCGCGCAGCTGCGTGAGGAGGGGGAGCCGGGCGATAGTATCTTTGTCTCGCCGCATTCGATCTCGCTGGCGTTGGCGATGACCTACGGCGGAGCGCAGGAGAATACGAAGACGGAGATGGCCGAGGCGCTGCGTTTTACGCTCCCCGATGATGAGCTGCACCCGGCGTTTAACCTGCTCGATCAGGAGCTGGCCAGCCGCTCGGAGTACGTGCCCTCGGAGGAGAGTGGCGGTGAGCCGCTGGTGCTCAACGTGGTCAATCAGACCTGGGGGCAGCAGGGCTTTCCTTTCGAGTCGGATTACCTCGATCTGCTCGCGCTTCATTACGGCGCGGAGATGCGTCTTGTGGACTTCATGAGCGCTGCGGAGGCGATTCGCGGTGAGATCAATCAGTGGGTCGAAGACCAGACCAACGAGCGCATCAAAGATCTGCTGCCCGAAGGGGTGCTCAGCGCCGACACTCGCCTGGTGCTGGTCAACGCGATCTATTTTTACGGCAGCTGGCTCAGCCCCTTTGATGAAGATCTGACCGAAGATGCGCCTTTCACGCTCCTGGATGCGAGCCAGGTGAGTGTGCCGATGATGCGTCAGTCGGCGGAGTTCGGGTTTTATGAAGACGAGACCACGGTGGCGGCGTCGCTTCCTTACGTGGGCAATGAAGCCTCGCTGATTCTGTGGATGCCGGCCGACGCCGAGGCGGACTTCGGGGCCTGGGAGCAGGGGCTGACGCGCGAGGACTTTGATGCGATTGCGACTCAGGTGCGTGGCGCGACCGATGGCGAGGTGTTTTTGCCGCGCTTTGAGAGCGAGGGAGATTACACCCTGGTCGATACCTTTAAGGCGCTGGGGATGGTGGATGCGTTTGACTTCTGCGACGCGGATTTCGGCGGCATCACCGGTGCGGAGCCCTGCACCCCTGGCGAGTCCCTCTACATCTCGGAGATCCTGCATAAGAGCTTTGTGAGCGTGGATGAGAAGGGCACCGAGGCGGCTGCGGCCACGGCGGTGATTATGGATACCGAGACCTCGGTGCCGGTGGATCCGCCCAGCGTGCGTTTTGATCGGCCCTTCTACTACGCGGTCTACGATCACGGCACCGACACGATCCTCTTTATGGGGCGGATGCTCGATCCGAGCTGA
- the dbpA gene encoding ATP-dependent RNA helicase DbpA: MSTSRSTSSAAPDTAPFATLSIENHWLETLDQLGYHQMTPIQAATLPLTLRGQDVVGLGSTGTGKTAAFGLALLHRVSPAQPLPQALVLCPTRELASQVTDELRRLARALPNTQILTVTGGAPFSRQRVALEHGVDVVVATPGRLLDHLDRETIDLSRVKTLVFDEADRLLDMGFLDDVATIAEACPTRRQTLLFSATFPRAIRELSERFQLQARQISVVGQAERPDIDQVIVELGDVARLDALESVLQNFAPTSSVIFCNQRDTCETVVERLQSAGYSAETLHGGMEQRDRETTLLRLSNGSLRHLVATNVAARGLDIDALDAVINFELPREAEAFVHRVGRTGRAGEQGLAITLVGPEDSRKLPHFKDHLADARQVTASTPSPSAPPPPAAANMTVAIKGGRKDKLRPGDIVGALTRDFGFEADAIGDIQIQNHIAFVALRRDIAGDALRQIQDGQIKGRRFRAFMQR; the protein is encoded by the coding sequence TTGAGCACCTCTCGCTCGACCTCTTCCGCCGCGCCCGACACCGCGCCCTTCGCCACCCTCTCCATCGAAAACCACTGGCTGGAGACCCTCGACCAGCTCGGCTACCACCAGATGACGCCCATCCAGGCGGCCACCCTCCCGCTGACGCTGCGCGGCCAGGATGTCGTGGGGCTAGGGAGCACCGGCACCGGCAAAACCGCCGCCTTCGGGCTGGCGCTGCTCCACCGCGTCTCCCCCGCCCAACCTCTGCCTCAGGCCCTGGTGCTCTGTCCCACGCGCGAGCTCGCAAGCCAGGTCACCGACGAGCTGCGCCGCCTGGCCCGCGCGCTGCCCAACACCCAGATCCTTACGGTGACCGGCGGCGCGCCCTTCTCTCGCCAGCGCGTCGCCCTGGAGCACGGCGTCGACGTGGTCGTGGCCACCCCCGGCCGTCTTCTCGACCACCTGGACCGCGAGACCATCGACCTCTCCCGCGTCAAAACGCTCGTCTTCGATGAGGCCGACCGCCTCCTCGATATGGGATTTCTTGACGATGTCGCCACCATCGCCGAGGCCTGCCCCACAAGGCGCCAGACGCTGCTCTTCTCGGCGACCTTCCCCCGGGCCATCCGCGAGCTCAGCGAGCGCTTCCAACTGCAGGCCCGCCAGATCTCGGTGGTCGGTCAGGCGGAGCGGCCCGACATCGACCAGGTCATCGTGGAGCTCGGCGACGTCGCTCGACTCGACGCGCTGGAGTCGGTGCTTCAGAACTTCGCCCCGACCTCTTCCGTGATCTTCTGCAACCAGCGCGACACCTGCGAGACCGTGGTCGAGCGCCTACAGAGCGCCGGCTACAGCGCCGAAACCCTGCACGGTGGCATGGAACAACGCGACCGCGAGACCACACTCCTGCGCTTAAGCAACGGCAGCCTGCGCCACCTCGTCGCCACCAACGTCGCCGCCCGGGGCCTGGACATCGACGCGCTCGACGCCGTCATCAACTTCGAGCTCCCCCGCGAAGCCGAGGCCTTTGTGCACCGCGTCGGCCGCACCGGACGCGCCGGCGAACAGGGCCTGGCCATCACGCTCGTCGGCCCCGAAGACAGCCGAAAGCTCCCACACTTTAAAGATCATCTGGCCGATGCTCGTCAGGTCACCGCCTCAACCCCCTCCCCTTCGGCGCCGCCTCCGCCTGCGGCCGCGAACATGACAGTCGCTATCAAAGGCGGCCGCAAAGACAAACTTCGCCCCGGCGACATCGTCGGCGCGCTCACCCGCGACTTCGGCTTTGAGGCCGACGCCATCGGCGACATCCAGATCCAGAACCACATCGCCTTTGTCGCCCTGCGCCGCGACATCGCCGGTGATGCCCTGCGCCAGATTCAGGACGGCCAGATCAAAGGGCGCCGCTTCCGCGCCTTTATGCAGCGCTGA
- a CDS encoding TIGR02450 family Trp-rich protein yields MPLAPHNPSKLVGSHWSRVNPEDRGKHWEVVRFDRRRGEAVLRGVLTGEEVALPWRDLRDRERWLPGWV; encoded by the coding sequence ATGCCCCTTGCGCCGCATAACCCGTCGAAGTTGGTGGGAAGTCATTGGAGTCGGGTGAATCCCGAAGATCGAGGCAAGCACTGGGAGGTCGTGCGTTTTGATCGTCGCCGGGGTGAGGCGGTGCTGCGCGGGGTGCTCACCGGGGAGGAGGTGGCGCTTCCCTGGCGCGATCTTCGGGATCGTGAGCGGTGGTTGCCGGGGTGGGTGTGA
- a CDS encoding 3-hydroxyacyl-ACP dehydratase FabZ family protein: MSETTIDLSDAGISKTLRRLRRRPLVEPEGWPLGVGGEALEGRALVESLLPQRGPMLLVDELVGVDLQKRLALGRRLIGEDHVGLEGHFPDDPVLPGVLLIEMMGQAGLCLYTLLLRQELPEEAAELQVRATKILGAHFVREVRPGDSVELLVQATRFDTMLGECVAQALVDGEVVGVMAGEVTVF, from the coding sequence GTGAGTGAGACGACGATCGATCTGAGCGATGCGGGGATCTCAAAGACGTTGAGGCGTCTGCGTCGCCGCCCGCTTGTGGAGCCTGAAGGGTGGCCTCTCGGAGTGGGGGGGGAAGCGCTTGAGGGGCGGGCGCTGGTTGAGAGCCTGTTGCCTCAGCGCGGCCCGATGCTGTTGGTTGACGAGCTGGTGGGCGTTGACCTTCAAAAGCGTCTGGCGCTGGGGCGGCGTTTGATTGGCGAGGATCATGTGGGGCTGGAGGGGCATTTCCCAGACGATCCGGTGCTGCCCGGGGTGTTGCTCATCGAGATGATGGGGCAGGCGGGGTTGTGTCTCTACACGCTGCTCTTGCGCCAGGAGCTCCCGGAGGAGGCCGCCGAACTTCAGGTGAGGGCGACGAAAATCCTGGGCGCGCATTTTGTGCGAGAGGTGCGGCCGGGGGACAGCGTGGAGCTGCTCGTGCAGGCCACTCGCTTTGATACGATGCTCGGCGAATGCGTGGCCCAGGCCCTGGTCGATGGCGAGGTGGTGGGGGTGATGGCCGGCGAAGTCACTGTTTTTTGA
- a CDS encoding aminotransferase class I/II-fold pyridoxal phosphate-dependent enzyme has protein sequence MKPEDVLKFSLADFTYNDSDGVLNPPEDFNAWIQDPRVATAMSFFEQPLHNSPKPRTELSGGHLGKRRPVINLTSYNYLGLSTHPEVVQAAAQALMHYGVGASGAAMLSGTFDQHVLLAQELAAFKGQDACMLFSSGYGGNLGAIQGLLQKGDVLVVDSKCHRSVVDGATLSGAKMVSFAHNDAASLDETLTRHAGKRRMVVVEGVYSMDGDTADLPALLDVCDAHDVPLYLDEAHSSLVYGETGRGLGEHFGVEDRIGVHFGTLSKAFGGVGGFVCGEASIMRYLKCYAASFQFSCALPPAIVAAMRKSLEVATRDNTLREKLWANVRHFRSNLVSMGLDIGESTSQVIPIIVGSSGEQLIELAMAAQERGLYLQPIDFPAVEAHSRRFRISVSSQLSAADIDEASNIIEDVIARPLGLVGAA, from the coding sequence ATGAAGCCTGAAGACGTATTGAAGTTTAGCCTGGCCGATTTCACCTACAACGACAGCGATGGGGTGCTGAATCCTCCCGAGGACTTCAATGCCTGGATTCAGGATCCGCGTGTCGCCACGGCGATGAGCTTTTTTGAGCAGCCGCTGCATAACTCCCCCAAACCCCGCACCGAGCTCAGTGGCGGGCATCTGGGTAAGCGCCGGCCGGTGATCAACCTGACCTCCTACAACTACCTGGGGCTTTCGACCCACCCGGAGGTGGTGCAGGCGGCAGCGCAGGCGTTGATGCATTACGGGGTGGGGGCCTCGGGGGCGGCGATGCTCTCGGGCACCTTTGATCAGCATGTGCTTCTGGCGCAGGAGCTCGCCGCGTTTAAGGGGCAAGACGCCTGCATGCTTTTCTCCAGCGGCTACGGCGGAAACCTGGGCGCGATCCAGGGGCTTCTGCAGAAGGGCGACGTGCTGGTGGTGGACAGCAAGTGCCACCGCAGTGTGGTCGACGGCGCGACGCTCTCCGGGGCGAAGATGGTGAGCTTTGCGCATAACGACGCCGCTTCGCTCGACGAGACGCTGACGCGCCACGCCGGCAAGCGCCGCATGGTGGTGGTTGAGGGCGTCTACTCGATGGACGGCGATACGGCGGATCTGCCGGCGTTGCTCGATGTGTGCGATGCCCACGATGTGCCGCTCTATCTGGACGAGGCGCACTCCTCGCTGGTCTACGGTGAGACCGGTCGCGGGCTGGGTGAGCATTTTGGCGTCGAAGATCGCATCGGGGTGCATTTTGGCACGCTGAGCAAAGCCTTTGGCGGGGTGGGCGGCTTTGTGTGCGGGGAAGCCTCGATCATGCGTTACCTCAAGTGCTACGCGGCCTCCTTTCAGTTCTCGTGCGCGCTGCCGCCGGCGATTGTGGCGGCGATGCGCAAGAGCCTGGAGGTGGCCACGCGCGACAACACGCTGCGCGAGAAGCTCTGGGCCAACGTGCGCCACTTCCGCTCCAACCTGGTCTCGATGGGGCTGGATATTGGCGAGTCCACCTCGCAGGTGATCCCGATCATCGTGGGGTCGTCGGGTGAGCAGCTCATTGAGCTTGCGATGGCCGCCCAGGAGCGCGGGCTCTACCTGCAGCCGATCGATTTTCCGGCGGTGGAGGCGCATAGCCGTCGCTTCCGTATCTCGGTCTCGTCGCAGCTGAGCGCGGCGGATATCGATGAGGCCTCCAACATCATCGAAGACGTGATCGCGCGTCCCCTGGGGCTTGTGGGCGCGGCGTGA
- a CDS encoding phosphopantetheine-binding protein: MTKEEIIEIIKKHLKDNLDDIDIDTVSAESSMRDYGANSLDMIEVVSATMRELKIRVPRSELADVQTIDALAAKFLEHVE, encoded by the coding sequence ATGACGAAAGAAGAGATCATTGAGATCATCAAAAAGCATCTGAAAGATAACCTGGACGACATCGATATTGATACGGTGTCGGCCGAGAGCTCGATGCGTGATTACGGCGCCAACAGCCTGGACATGATCGAGGTGGTCAGCGCGACGATGCGCGAGCTGAAGATTCGCGTGCCCCGCTCCGAGCTCGCCGACGTGCAGACGATCGACGCGCTGGCAGCGAAGTTTCTGGAGCACGTCGAATAA
- a CDS encoding SDR family oxidoreductase, whose translation MYPIELKGKVALITGGTRGIGLGSALALGKAGARCVLTYRWGSADESELLAKFDAVGAPRPMLVAADVANDEDVAALMAAIATEHDGVDIFISNVAFAGRTPTLADYKKRSFYKSLDYSTWPLVSHVQAIFERFERYPGHVLAISSDGADRSYPAYDFVAASKSVLEVFARYMGSHLGEYGTKVNVLRFGMVATESFEAMFGESFWEFLRGEGIEREDLLSPEECGQAVLAMCSGLFDAMQSQVITLDRGMAFEDNLMRRFERWKSAQD comes from the coding sequence ATGTACCCGATTGAGTTGAAAGGAAAGGTCGCCCTGATCACCGGCGGCACCCGAGGCATTGGCCTGGGCAGCGCGCTGGCGTTGGGAAAGGCCGGCGCGCGCTGCGTGCTGACCTACCGCTGGGGCTCGGCCGACGAATCCGAACTTCTCGCGAAGTTCGACGCCGTGGGCGCCCCTCGCCCCATGCTGGTGGCCGCCGACGTGGCCAACGATGAGGATGTGGCGGCGCTGATGGCTGCGATCGCCACCGAGCACGATGGCGTCGACATCTTCATCAGCAACGTGGCGTTTGCCGGACGCACCCCGACCCTGGCCGATTATAAGAAGCGCTCGTTTTACAAGAGCCTCGATTACAGCACCTGGCCGCTTGTGAGCCATGTGCAGGCGATCTTTGAGCGCTTTGAGCGCTACCCGGGCCACGTGCTGGCGATCTCCAGCGATGGAGCCGACCGCTCGTATCCGGCGTATGACTTCGTGGCGGCCTCAAAAAGTGTGCTCGAGGTCTTTGCGCGCTACATGGGCTCGCACCTGGGGGAGTACGGAACAAAGGTCAACGTGCTGCGTTTTGGCATGGTCGCCACCGAGAGCTTTGAAGCGATGTTCGGCGAGTCGTTCTGGGAGTTTTTGCGCGGCGAGGGGATTGAGCGGGAGGATTTGCTCAGCCCCGAGGAGTGCGGCCAGGCGGTGCTGGCGATGTGCAGCGGCCTCTTTGACGCGATGCAGAGCCAGGTCATCACGCTCGATCGCGGCATGGCCTTTGAAGATAACCTGATGCGCCGTTTTGAGCGGTGGAAGAGCGCGCAGGATTGA